The nucleotide window ACGCTTGTCATAATTTATCTCAGAAGTTTCTGTTGGAAATGCCTGCGCAGAAGAACTGCGGCAAGATAGATTGCCATCACGAGCACAATCAGCACAACGGCTGTTCCATACTGCTGTGCGGTCGCGCCCGGAACGCTGGTCGAAAGGACATACAAATGGAACGGCAGCGCCATAACAGGATCAAAAACATCCATGGTGACGAACCGTTTCGTAAACACCACCGCAGTAAACATGATCGGTGCCGTCTCTCCTGCGGCTCTTCCGATGGAGAGAATAGCTCCGGTCAGAATACCGGGAGCAGCAGACGGCAGGACGACTTTTTTAATCGTCTGCCATTTGGTTGCGCCAAGACCGAGCGATGCCTCCCGCAGGGAACCCGGCACGGACTTGAGTGCCTCTTCCGTGGTTCTGATAATCGTCGGCAGAATCATTAAGGCGAGACAGATCTGACCGGCGAGCATACAGATGCCCCAGTTGAGATAGATCACAAAGAACGCAAACCCGAACAGACCAAACACAATGGAAGGCGTACCATTCAGGAGATCGTTTCCGATCCGCAGTGCACGGGTCAGGAAATTCTCGCGGGCGTACTCGATGAAATAAATCGCGGCCCCGATACCAATCGGAAGTGCCGCAAGAATCGCACCGCCGACGAGCTGCAGGGTACCGATAATCGCCGGGTAAATACCTCCGTCCCGTCCCAGGTCGCGGGGACCTTCGGTGAGGAACTCCCATGAAATTACAGGAAGACCATTTGAGAAGATGTCCCACAGAATGACCGCGAGGATCAGGATGACCGCGGCAGTACAGGCATAGATAACACCGAACGAACCCAGCTCGGCAATTTTGTGGGAGACCTTTGCCCGACCGAAGTACCAGACGCAGGCCAGCGCAGCAGCGACCACTGCCCAGAGAAGACCGAGAGCCGCCGCAAGGAAGCAGAAGAATACCACACAGAGTATTGCGGCTGAAAACAGTTTCAGCCGCTTTCGGCATCCGGCAGAAAGACGCGGCGCGGATCCTCGTCCGGCCTGTGTCCGTTTCATAATCCAGGCGGATGCAAGGTTTACCACAAGGGCAATGACCAGCAGAATGACCGCAACACCGAAGAGGGCATAGTAATGCATACTGCCTGTTGCCACCTCCGCCATTTCGATACCCAGGGTTGCGGTCAGGGTTCTGACCGGCGAAAGAACGTTCCAGATGGGTTCAGGGA belongs to Methanocorpusculum vombati and includes:
- the pstA gene encoding phosphate ABC transporter permease PstA; this translates as MTEHTNTAARSRVVREKVIRFVWLLTALLSAAAVVFILGYLIYTALPAFTEVGISGFFFNADWNPTGSVPSYGVAALIIDTLLVTLGALIFAVPLGLATAVYLSYLAPPRIRDMVKPIIELLAGIPSVVYGFFGMVVLCSFLRTTLDIPSGFSWLAASVILGIMALPTIVSVSEDALFAVPKDYKEASLGLGATYWHTISRVLLPAAASGISAAVVLGMGRAIGETMAVMMVAGNAAIIPEPIWNVLSPVRTLTATLGIEMAEVATGSMHYYALFGVAVILLVIALVVNLASAWIMKRTQAGRGSAPRLSAGCRKRLKLFSAAILCVVFFCFLAAALGLLWAVVAAALACVWYFGRAKVSHKIAELGSFGVIYACTAAVILILAVILWDIFSNGLPVISWEFLTEGPRDLGRDGGIYPAIIGTLQLVGGAILAALPIGIGAAIYFIEYARENFLTRALRIGNDLLNGTPSIVFGLFGFAFFVIYLNWGICMLAGQICLALMILPTIIRTTEEALKSVPGSLREASLGLGATKWQTIKKVVLPSAAPGILTGAILSIGRAAGETAPIMFTAVVFTKRFVTMDVFDPVMALPFHLYVLSTSVPGATAQQYGTAVVLIVLVMAIYLAAVLLRRHFQQKLLR